Proteins encoded in a region of the Bactrocera tryoni isolate S06 chromosome 4, CSIRO_BtryS06_freeze2, whole genome shotgun sequence genome:
- the LOC120775882 gene encoding calcyclin-binding protein translates to MSFEELLQDAGELSRFLGEATRPRVRNVLLQAKAEVEKEIVNLEMKQRIAAEKKAVGATPRRYLVELNEYAWDQSDKFVKLFVTLEGVQNIDESNVVATFNENSMVLHVSDLNGKDYGLTINNLLDSINVEKSYRKVKQGMVAIYMKKNNEGKHWDHLTTIQKRLKQKLDDEFKSSDDGNPENALVNIMKKMYNSGDSKTKQMIAKAWTEGQQKAHLGQEPEM, encoded by the exons ATGTCTTTCGAAGAG CTATTACAAGACGCAGGAGAATTAAGTAGATTTCTTGGCGAGGCCACACGTCCAAGAGTGCGAAATGTCTTGTTACAAGCAAAAGCGGAGGTTGAGAAGGAAATTGTCAATTTAGAAATGAAACAACGAATTGCTGCAGAAAAAAAGGCAGTCGGAGCAACACCAAGAAG GTATTTGGTGGAATTGAATGAGTATGCATGGGATCAAAGTGACAAGTTTGTAAAGTTGTTCGTCACATTGGAAGGTGTCCAAAACATTGACGAATCGAACGTTGTCGCCACtttcaatgaaaattcaatGGTTTTGCATGTTAGCGATCTGAATGGCAAAGATTACGGATTGACTATCAATAACTTGCTCGACAGCATCAATGTGGAGAAAAGCTATCGCAAAGTGAAACAAGGTATGGTGGCCATTTATATGAAGAAAAACAATGAAGGCAAGCACTGGGATCACTTAACCACCATACAAAAGCGTCTGAAGCAGAAATTAGATGACGAATTTAAAAGCTCAGATGATGGTAACCCAGAGAATGCGCTcgtaaatataatgaaaaagaTGTACAACAGCGGCGATTCGAAAACTAAACAAATGATTGCCAAAGCGTGGACTGAAGGCCAACAAAAAGCACATCTTGGGCAAGAACCTGAAATGTAG